The following coding sequences are from one Acidobacteriota bacterium window:
- a CDS encoding Fic family protein, with amino-acid sequence MKASDLSPGSWGRLAGIAGGYEAFVPKRLPPPLPPTWALGSAVSRADRALAELAGAVRSLPNPHLLVSPFVHKEAVLSSRIEGTQASLSDLFFFESGPAFAKAGGGAGPPDDVREVANYVTALEYGLSRLETLPISLRLLRELHERLMDGIGHAGVTPGEFRTRQNWIGPPGSRLDDAVFVPPPVREMERCLHELESFVHASSDLPALVRIALVHYQFEAIHPFIDGNGRIGRLLISLLLCSEGLLTQPSLSLSAFFERHRSEYYRLLLAVSRKGAWTEWITFFLSGVEEQARDASRRTRTLLDLRQKYRAHFESARSSALLLKLVDGLLEAPVLTIPLAAKRLKVTHRAATLNVLKLVEAGVVVEVTGRGRSRVFVARGILGAIEK; translated from the coding sequence ATGAAGGCTTCCGATCTCTCGCCGGGCAGCTGGGGCCGCCTCGCAGGTATCGCGGGTGGCTACGAGGCCTTCGTTCCGAAGCGTCTGCCTCCGCCGCTGCCGCCCACGTGGGCCCTCGGCTCGGCAGTGTCGCGAGCGGACCGCGCCCTCGCCGAACTGGCGGGCGCGGTCCGCTCGCTTCCGAATCCGCACCTTCTCGTCTCGCCGTTCGTCCACAAGGAAGCCGTGCTCTCGAGCCGGATCGAGGGAACGCAGGCGTCTCTTTCCGACCTCTTCTTCTTCGAGTCCGGGCCCGCCTTCGCGAAGGCCGGCGGAGGCGCGGGCCCGCCGGACGACGTGCGCGAAGTCGCCAACTACGTAACGGCGCTCGAATACGGCCTCTCGCGTTTGGAGACGTTGCCGATCAGTCTTCGCCTCCTCAGGGAGCTCCACGAGCGCCTGATGGACGGCATCGGGCACGCCGGCGTCACGCCCGGCGAGTTCCGAACGCGGCAGAACTGGATCGGCCCGCCGGGTTCGCGCCTCGACGACGCGGTGTTCGTGCCGCCGCCCGTCCGGGAGATGGAGCGTTGCCTCCACGAGCTCGAGTCGTTCGTTCACGCCTCTTCCGATCTGCCGGCTCTCGTCCGCATCGCGCTCGTCCATTACCAGTTCGAGGCCATTCACCCGTTCATCGACGGAAACGGACGCATCGGGCGGCTGCTGATCTCGCTGCTTCTCTGCAGCGAAGGTCTTCTGACCCAGCCCAGCCTCTCCCTCAGTGCGTTCTTCGAGCGCCACCGGAGCGAGTACTACCGGCTGCTTCTCGCCGTGAGCCGGAAAGGCGCGTGGACGGAATGGATCACGTTTTTTCTCTCCGGCGTGGAGGAACAGGCGCGCGATGCGAGCCGCCGGACGAGGACGCTGCTCGACCTCCGCCAGAAGTACCGGGCGCACTTCGAGTCCGCCCGGTCGTCGGCGCTGCTCCTGAAGCTGGTGGACGGCCTTCTCGAAGCGCCCGTCCTGACGATTCCCCTTGCGGCGAAGCGCCTCAAGGTCACCCACCGCGCCGCCACGCTGAACGTCCTCAAGCTCGTGGAGGCAGGCGTCGTCGTGGAGGTCACGGGCCGGGGCCGCAGCCGCGTCTTCGTCGCACGCGGCATTCTCGGAGCGATCGAGAAATGA
- a CDS encoding aminotransferase class V-fold PLP-dependent enzyme has product MSYADLWTLDPAVAYLNHGSFGACPAAILEKQSELRARLEREPMDFLVRHAPSLYAEARAALGPFVGADPDDLAFVPNATTGINAVVRSLTFSPGEEILTTDHAYGACKKTLDYAASRAGARVVVASVPFPLRSEEEVVSAVLSRVTPHTRLAMLDHVTSPTALVFPVKRLVAELSARGVDTVVDGAHALGMLPLDLTRLGAAYYTGNAHKWLCAPKGAAFLHVRRDRQKGVHPVTISHGYAGGDARFRDEFDWTGTIDPTPALTIPECIRYMGGLLPGGWPELMAANNGLALKAREILSDALGVSPPAPESMIGSMAAVILPPPAPASPAARLDRVRLADWMRARGSEPWFFGWPPSGAGKLVRVSAQLYNTEAQYVALAGLLAEALFVLRQRGGGES; this is encoded by the coding sequence ATGAGCTACGCGGATCTCTGGACCCTCGACCCGGCCGTCGCCTACCTGAACCACGGCTCGTTCGGGGCGTGCCCGGCGGCGATCCTCGAGAAGCAGTCGGAGCTGCGGGCGCGGCTGGAGCGCGAGCCCATGGACTTCCTCGTGCGGCACGCGCCGTCCCTGTATGCGGAAGCGCGCGCGGCCCTCGGTCCGTTCGTCGGCGCCGACCCGGACGACCTCGCGTTCGTCCCGAACGCGACGACGGGGATCAATGCGGTCGTGCGGTCGCTGACGTTCTCTCCCGGCGAGGAGATCCTGACGACGGACCACGCCTACGGCGCGTGCAAGAAGACGCTCGATTACGCGGCCTCCAGGGCGGGCGCGCGCGTGGTCGTGGCTTCCGTTCCCTTCCCGCTTCGTTCCGAAGAGGAAGTGGTCTCCGCCGTCCTTTCGCGCGTGACGCCGCACACGCGCCTCGCGATGCTGGACCACGTCACGAGCCCGACGGCGCTCGTTTTCCCCGTCAAGCGGCTCGTGGCCGAGCTTTCGGCGCGCGGCGTGGACACCGTCGTGGACGGCGCGCACGCGCTCGGAATGCTGCCGCTCGACCTCACGCGTCTCGGCGCGGCGTACTACACCGGCAACGCGCACAAGTGGCTCTGCGCGCCGAAGGGCGCCGCGTTCCTCCACGTGCGGCGCGACCGGCAGAAGGGCGTCCACCCCGTGACGATCAGCCACGGCTACGCCGGCGGCGACGCGCGCTTCCGCGACGAGTTCGACTGGACCGGGACGATCGACCCGACGCCGGCGCTGACGATTCCCGAGTGCATCCGGTACATGGGCGGCCTTCTCCCCGGCGGCTGGCCGGAGCTGATGGCCGCGAACAACGGCCTGGCGTTGAAGGCGCGGGAGATCCTGAGCGACGCGCTCGGCGTTTCGCCGCCCGCGCCGGAGTCGATGATCGGGTCGATGGCCGCGGTGATCCTGCCTCCGCCCGCGCCCGCGAGCCCCGCGGCGCGCCTCGACCGCGTTCGGCTGGCGGACTGGATGCGCGCGCGCGGCTCCGAGCCGTGGTTCTTCGGCTGGCCCCCGTCGGGCGCCGGCAAGCTCGTGCGCGTTTCGGCACAGCTCTACAACACGGAAGCGCAGTACGTCGCGCTCGCGGGCCTCCTCGCCGAGGCGCTGTTCGTGCTTCGGCAGCGCGGCGGGGGCGAAAGCTGA
- a CDS encoding BrnT family toxin, translating into MKRQDPLEGCTGFDWDDGNVDKNWDLHRVAFWEAEEVFFNEPLVVRADLPHSNVEGRFAALGQTDAGRLLFLSFTVRRSLIRIISARDMTRREARTYEHTKA; encoded by the coding sequence GTGAAACGGCAGGACCCCCTCGAGGGGTGCACCGGATTCGACTGGGACGATGGGAATGTCGACAAGAACTGGGACCTTCACCGGGTGGCCTTCTGGGAAGCCGAGGAGGTGTTCTTCAACGAACCCCTCGTCGTTCGGGCCGATCTTCCTCATTCGAACGTCGAAGGGCGATTCGCTGCGCTCGGACAAACCGACGCCGGCCGACTCCTCTTCCTGAGCTTCACCGTGAGACGCTCACTCATACGCATCATCTCCGCGCGGGACATGACCCGCCGGGAGGCCCGCACCTATGAGCACACGAAAGCGTAA
- a CDS encoding BrnA antitoxin family protein: MSTRKRKQIPVFANEGEERSFWATHDSMDYVDWGRANRPAFPALKPSLRTISLRLPESMIGQLKVLANKRDVPYQSLLKQFLAERLKKEIA; the protein is encoded by the coding sequence ATGAGCACACGAAAGCGTAAGCAGATTCCCGTGTTCGCGAACGAGGGCGAGGAGCGGTCCTTCTGGGCCACTCACGACTCGATGGACTACGTCGATTGGGGGCGCGCGAACCGCCCCGCGTTCCCCGCTCTCAAACCGTCGCTGCGCACGATCTCCCTGCGACTCCCGGAATCGATGATCGGGCAGCTCAAGGTCCTGGCGAACAAGCGCGACGTGCCCTACCAATCGCTTCTGAAGCAGTTCCTCGCCGAACGCCTCAAGAAGGAGATCGCCTGA
- a CDS encoding divalent-cation tolerance protein CutA: MKNGARTPEIVVVLTSVGTEQQALDIAHALVKRRLAACVNILPGVRSLFRWKGKVQQDAELLLFVKTLASNFEAVRGVIKELNAYELPEIAAFPAAMADSAFAAWVNDSSTGDASDDDDDDESGEATID; the protein is encoded by the coding sequence GTGAAGAACGGCGCGCGGACCCCCGAAATCGTCGTGGTGCTCACGTCCGTGGGCACCGAGCAGCAGGCGCTCGACATCGCGCACGCGCTCGTGAAGAGGCGCCTCGCGGCCTGCGTGAACATCCTGCCCGGCGTGCGGTCGCTCTTCCGCTGGAAGGGCAAGGTGCAGCAGGACGCCGAGCTGCTGCTCTTCGTCAAGACGCTCGCCTCGAACTTCGAGGCCGTGCGCGGCGTGATCAAGGAGCTGAACGCCTACGAGCTGCCCGAGATCGCCGCGTTCCCTGCCGCGATGGCCGACTCCGCGTTCGCGGCCTGGGTGAACGACTCGTCGACCGGCGACGCGAGCGACGACGACGACGACGACGAGTCCGGCGAGGCGACGATCGATTGA
- a CDS encoding DNRLRE domain-containing protein, which translates to MRRLLPCLILAVALPGAPLAADSVTVRPVADTSIYEENGDASDAKGPGIFAGRNALTAIRRAFVRFDVAAAVPAGATINGARLDLVLLSGKGNPVDMNLFRATAAWGEGTSDAGSPGGTGAAATAGDATWTRRVWPGTAWLTPGGDTAVLPSAKIPVQVTLTTYSFGPTAAMQADVQSWLDTPATNFGWQVRADELQAAPSARRFGSREAANLADRPSLTITFTPPGGGPGNPPPAGDVPALSPRALAALAAALAVLGALALKR; encoded by the coding sequence ATGCGCCGACTGCTTCCCTGCCTGATCCTCGCCGTCGCCCTGCCCGGCGCGCCGCTGGCCGCCGACTCGGTGACGGTGCGGCCCGTGGCGGACACGTCGATTTACGAGGAGAACGGCGACGCGTCCGACGCGAAGGGCCCCGGGATCTTCGCCGGGCGCAACGCGCTGACGGCCATCCGCCGCGCGTTCGTGCGGTTCGACGTCGCCGCCGCCGTTCCGGCCGGCGCCACGATCAACGGGGCGCGCCTCGACCTCGTCCTCCTGAGCGGGAAGGGCAACCCGGTGGACATGAACCTGTTCCGCGCGACGGCCGCCTGGGGCGAGGGGACGTCCGACGCCGGGAGCCCCGGCGGCACCGGCGCGGCCGCCACGGCGGGCGACGCGACGTGGACGAGGCGCGTCTGGCCCGGCACGGCGTGGCTCACGCCGGGCGGGGACACCGCGGTCCTCCCGTCCGCGAAGATTCCCGTGCAGGTGACGCTCACGACGTACTCCTTCGGCCCCACCGCCGCGATGCAGGCCGACGTGCAGAGCTGGCTGGACACGCCGGCGACGAACTTCGGCTGGCAGGTGCGCGCCGACGAGCTGCAGGCGGCGCCGAGCGCGCGGCGATTCGGCTCGCGCGAGGCCGCGAACCTCGCCGATCGGCCGTCCCTCACGATCACGTTCACGCCGCCCGGCGGCGGGCCGGGCAATCCCCCGCCCGCGGGCGACGTGCCGGCACTCTCGCCGCGCGCTCTCGCCGCGCTCGCGGCCGCGCTCGCGGTCCTCGGCGCGCTCGCCCTGAAGCGCTAG